One Salvia splendens isolate huo1 chromosome 1, SspV2, whole genome shotgun sequence genomic window, aaaaaaaatgatgcTTCTCTGGGACAGAGAAGTGCAGGCTTTTGTTCCACATCGGGGTCAATCAGCAATGTTAAGCAATGCCTTGTTCTCAAGACTGGTGGAGAGCGGATTCATGTTGCCTCCAACCATAAAACAGTGCTTCCCCTGAATCCGTCCCCCTTTGAAACCAAAGCTTTTTCTGCAGCCCCTAAGCAGATCAAGAATGTCGTGGAATCTAAAGTGCTGCCTGCAGCCTCTAATCCTATCATGGCTGATTCTCCCTTTGGAACTAAAGCTTTGCCTGTAGCAAATACAGTTTCGACTGCAATGCATAAAGAGGGACTACTCTACCAGAATCTAATGGAGAACTGGGTTCCACCCCAAATGTGCGGCAGTGGTGATGATAATCGGGATGAAGATTGGCTCTTTGGTAGCAAGACTAAATTGGAAGTATCTGAAAAGAAACTGGTCTGCAGAGAGGATAGCATACCGTGCTCCAACACTTCATCGCGGTGGCCATGTGCACAATACATACCGGAGGTTGACTTGTTTGCCCTGCCGTTCACGGTTCCTTTTTGATTTTTAGTGATGCAGAtaaaatagatcaaattattttcttttgccCGAGGATTTTTGTAGTGGTTTCTCTTTGGGCAAATTGGAGACAACGATGTATTGTTGCCACATTGAGAATTTGCAACTGTATATAAAATACtactttatactccctccgtcccatgttacttgaggcgtttcttttcggcacaggatttaagaaagttgtgtttaatgagttaaataaagtcaaataaagtaagagagaataaagtaagagagatgagagaaagtaaagtaagagaaagaataaaaatatgtgtgattagatgttttgtttttagccaaaaaggaaatgactcaagtaacttgtgacaacccaaaaaggaatacgactcaagtaacttgggatggAGGCAGTATATTTTTTTGATAGCCGTATTGTTTCATTGCTTGTTCAAGAACTTTTTCCTTACTTTTCACACGCAAGCagaattaaattcataaatatatttataagtaCAGTTTCTTAACCAACTGATGAAATGAATTGTGATTACTGATCGAAATTTATTGAACGtaatttgaaagaaaaaaaatcttgaattttGTTAGAGCAATATTGTAACAATCCATCGCCACATGTAATTTACGCTGTTTCAAAAGACGTGAAATattatatactatatttatttcaattatgaaagtatttttttaatttcgacGTTCAAATCGATTCAAGCCTGGCGATTGCATCTGATTTCTGTTTGgggggagagagagggagaaggtGAGAGGCGAAATGATGATATCAAACGGaatcgaagacgaagagaaatGGCTCGCCGAAGGCATCGCCGGAATTCAGCACAACGCCTTCTACTTGCATCGAGCTTTGGTAATTCTCAATATGATTATCGTCAATTTTTCaattccacaaaaaaaaaactgagaAGAAAGGGATATACAGCCCTAAATTCTCATAACTGGAGCAACTGAATTGTGATTTGTATTTTAGGATTCCAATAATCTCCGGGAAGCACTCAAATACTCTGCGCAATTGTTATCTGAGCTAAGAACTTCGAGGCTGTCGCCCCACAAATATTATGAGCTCTGTAAAGTTCTTCGTTCCATTTATAAGTAATTCATCGGTACATGTTAACTGTTGTGTATGAAAGCTAAGGTTTTCCCTTCCTTTGGTGATATTCTCTTTGATCTTGTGGAATTTCCATTTCGGTGTTAGATATGCGGGCTTTTGACGAATTGAGGAGATTGGAGATTTTCTTCAAAGAAGAAGATCGGCATGGCTGTCCAGTGATTGATCTATACGAGCTTGTTCAGCATGCAGGGAACATCTTGCCGAGACTGTAAGTTCTGTGGATTTCATTGTAAATTGTGATGAACTCTTTGTTTGCTTATTCGGTTATATCAGAAGTTTGTTTCTGATATTCTGCCTGATTTGATGTCCTTTTGTGTAATGTCTATTGTCTCATTATGAGGGAAGAATTTAATGTGAGTCAGAATTGGTTTTTGCTATACTATGCATTTCTCTAATATGAGTGCTACATGGTTCCATATCGATATAGTTTTTCTGGTATCAACATATGATGCCTAATAGATGAGAAGGCACACAAAAGCCGGATAAACCATGTTCTTTGgtttcaatttaaaataaatgttgtaacaaatttgtttttatttattcctACATGTCCGTGCATATCTTGTGACCCCTGAAAAAGAAATATGTGCCATTCTTCTGTTGGCATATTTTTAGTACGGAGCATTATCTTAAGATATTGTTACTATCTTGGACCGAACACAGCTGAAGAAAATCACTGCAAGAACTAAAAAGTTACTGTAGTGATTTATATGAAATGTTGTATGGAATTTTCTTTTTGCGTACTGATGATAAACAACCAGATCTTATAGGCTCAGTTGATGCATTCTAGTTAGTTTTGTGAATATGTAGGTATCTTCTATGCACAGTTGGATCTGTTTATATAAAATCAAAAGAGGCTCCGGCTAAGGATATTCTCAGGGATCTTGTTGAAATGTGCCGTGCTGTTCAGCATCCCGTCCGTGGGCTTTTCCTAAGAAGTTATCTTGCTCAAGTTAGTAGAGATAAGCTACCAGATATTGGTTCAGAGTATGAAGGGTAAGGCCTATAATCTCCTATTTCATCTTGCAAATTTGCAAcaattatgatttttgcaagacTTTGAATTTACATTAACAGTTTTGATCCAACTTCTCTTCCCAAATCCAATCCTGCATCTGTTGAAATATTGCTGTTTGCATCCTGTCATCACTTACTTCTTTCATCTTTAAAGTTCCACCTTCTTTGTCTTTCATGCTATAAATGCCTCTGGTCCTGCCTCTTGTGTTTGTTCTTTGTTATATGTAAAATCAATGGCTCACTCATTTATCTTGAGAAGCTATGTTGTTAATTACTCATGCTATTGGTTTTCAGGTATTGTGGAAGTAGAGTTCCATGTATTTAAACACAACAATTTTGTGCTACAGCACACTAAGATATCTGACCTTGTGAATATACTCAGAGTGTTTATTTGTAATAATCATAACGCTCTCTGCAATGGGAGcatgattatttgaattttgatggATGTAACGTTCGTCTAACGTATCTGCTAGTATACATCCATGCTAATTATAAACTTGCATTCTTGCTTGCTTGCACGCTTATGAACAATAAGTTAATCCCTTTGTACCAATAACTCTTCCAAATTTACAAGGCACAGTTTAGTAATGCAAAGAAATTGAAAGCTCAAGAATTTTACATAGTCATTAATTGGAGTGGCTGAGAGTTGGTGGTTCAATTGAGAAGTTCATTGTTGCAACAGTATTTTCAACCATACACTAGAGTCTTTGTTTAGAAAACCTGCAAAACACAGATAGGAGTAGTAGATTTGCAAGGATTTGCTATTAAGTTGCAATAGTAAGTCATCAGTTGTTgttcttctatatatatatattaataagtcagtttctgtgttttgataTTTGCTTTCTCTAGGAAGTAAGCCgtccacttttattttttattttatgtacagCGAAGGTGATACTGTCATGGATGCTGTGGAGTTTGTGCTACAGAATTTCACAGAGATGAATAAACTCTGGGTCCGGATGCAGCACCAGGTTTGTGGAAATTCTCTCAAATTTCTTGTTTAGCTCGTAGTTTTAACATACATGGCATATGAGCAGTTCTGTGCACAATAGGTGAATATATCATAAGGGCATATTTTATGATGCACATATCAGCTTTTGGTGATCCTGAGTTGAGACCTTCTTTTGGGTTTTCTGGCTTGCAGGGACCTCACAGGGAGAAAGAGAAACTTGAAAAGGAACGGAACGAACTGCGCGATCTTGTAAAGTCAATGCTGCCTAGTAGTTATCAAATTCTAAACATATATCTTAAGCTTCTAATTCATTGAGTGTCTTTCCATCCACCTCTCTGTGTTTAGGTGGGCAAGAATTTACATGTCCTGAGTCAGATAGAAGGTATTGACCTTGAAATGTACAGAGACACTGTTCTTCCTAGTGTATTGGAGCAGGTTGGTCATACTTATCTATTCATGCAGACCTTACTTGTAATATGCTTTCCTCTGCTAAATggtttacaatttttttttatcgcaGATTGTGAATTGTAAGGATGAACTTGCCCAATATTATTTGATGGACTGCATAATTCAAGTATTTCCAGATGAATACCACTTGCAGACTCTTGAGACATTATTGAGTGCCTGCCCCCAACTTCAAGTGAGTTATAAACCTTGCAATGTATATAAAATAGTAAACTAGAAGAGTATTTGGGTCCCTGCCCCAACCACGGGCTTAAAGAGTATGCTAGAAAGtagaaaaacaagaaaaagaaacacCATAGATTCAGAGACTTCAAAGAAAAAGTGCATCAATCTACAAGGCTTGTAAGAATTTTCGCTGTCAAGACTAAATTTGGGAAAGAAGCTTGAGCTAGTCTTGTGTGCACTTCCCGGCCACCACCCACTTATAGTCTTTGTTTGAAAATCTCAATGAAAGGAAAATTGCTCTGAGGACCCTTTTAATCAAATGGAGATGCTTACTTGCCAGACCAGTAGAAGATCTTACAGTGGTAAAGTGGTGGCCATCATGATGGCTGTGTAGTAAGATGGTAGTGTAGGCTTGTTGTTTGTGAAGGAAATCAAAATGCTTACTTTGTTTAGTTGCAACAACTTGAAGTAAAAGAGGATTATAGCCTTGAAACTACCAAGGATAAGAAAGGACCTTGACAAAGTGAATATGATATACCTACATGAGTACAATTGATGTTAAAAAGGTTACTGAGCTTTGCTCTTCTTCTGAGCATGAATATTTGATGGTATCGTGTTCGGCCATAGGGCTGAAATTCATTTACTGCCAATTGCTGTTTTGACTTGAACACCTGAAGCTTGGGGTTGATGGGCTTGTTATATCTGCTAGCTATTTACTTATTAATGTtggggagtactattttacttTGCAATCATTTGCTGTAACAATTTCTGCATTGAACTTTTCctgataattttttatatctttGATTTCACTTGCAGCCTACGGTTGACCTGAAAACAGTTTTATCTCAACTGATGGAGAGGTTATCAAACTATGCTTCCTTGAATCCTGAAGTGAGTTATTGACACTGCAGTCGAACTTAAACAAATTATATCATTTACATATTGTTGACCCTCTTATAGTTGTTACCAGAATTTTTACAAGTTGAAGCATTTTCGAAGCTGAGCAATGCAATTGGAAAGGTAAAGTTATGAttcttaaattaaatttagctaTCGAAAAGTGATTTTGGGTTTAAGATGCAATTGGAAAAACAATGCAATTATTGGTTAGGACGGGTACAAGCTCATGTTTTTGAGATATCACTTTTCTCTTATTTCATATTGCTTGAATGATATCTTGTGCAGGTCATGGAAGCACAAGTTGATATGCCTGTTGTTGGAGCAATTTCTTTATATGTTTCTCTTCTGACTTTCACTCTCCGTGTACATCCTGATAGGCTGGATTATGTGGATCAAGTGCTGGTATACTTCTTTATTTGAGCTGCTGATGCTGATACTGATTCATGTCAGCATTTAGCCAATTCTGTATATGCCTGTAATTTGTTGATTCCTTCTCCAAAACCCCACATTTTTTGGTATTCGTGAAAAATATTATGTCTTGCTAACTGGAAAAAGGTAAGAATTTGTCCATTCTCATTGATCACAAGCGTTTTATCTTAGTGGTATTCGTTCCCTTTGTAAGATTGGGGACCACACTATGAAAATCAGAACATGGTCCATTTACTTCCATAAGCAAAAGGGATAATCTGAAAGCTAACACCTTGACTACTTTCTGTCTTCTGATCTTTGAAAGGGAGCATGTGTCAAAATATTATCTGGAAAACCAAAGCTTGAAGACAGTAAAGCAACAAAACAAGTTGTCGCCCTTCTGAGTGCTCCGCTTGATAAATATGATGATATTGTCACAGCTCTCACACTTTCTAATTATCCTCGTGTGATGGATCATCTTGATGCTGGAACAAATAAAGTCATGGCGATGGTTATCATCCGAAGCATTATGAAAAACAAAAGTTGGGTTTCAACTTCTGACAAGGTATACTGCGGCTCAATTTCTGTTGCAATTTTGTTTCGACTTGTCGTAAAtcagaaataaatttatttggcAGGTTGAGGTACTATTTGAACTTATCAAAGGGCTTATAAAGGATTTGGAAGGGATTTCTACAGATGAGGTACATCAGAAACCTGTCTCGAATTGCATGATTTTTCTATGACGTATATGTCTCTGCGAAATctgatttttattttcagtCCTTGCTTcatatttttcttcaaattttacACTCATGTATATGATCCTGTTTTATGTTTTTACCAATAGCTTGATGAAGAGGATTTCAACGAGGAGCAAAACTCTGTTGCATGCCTGATGCACATGTTGTATAATGATGAACCAGAGGAGATGTTAAAGGTAATTCATGATGAGGATGCAAGAAATCTTTATACAAGTAACTGCATACTTTTAAAGCCTCAATCTTTTGCAATTAAAATTGGTTATCCAAATGGAACTTTGAGGGATTGATCCTTAAATGGAGGATGACTAGTTTTGCTTCATCTCCATGATACCATCTTGTTTCTTCAGGAAAATAATCTTGTTTCCTGAGTAAAGTGCAGGTGCTAGGGAATCTACATAGATTTTCATAAAGAATGATAAGGCTAGCCAGCAATGGAGatgagagggggggggggggggggggggtagtgaatCGTCCTGAGAGCTAGGTACACTGTATAAGGTGGCTAAGGAGTAAGGAGAAGACTCAAAATCAAATCTGGCCCAGCATAACAATGAGCTGGTGTGCTGCAAGTGTTGAGTGTATATGTATGTGGGCTGGACATTCATGATCTTAAATAACTTTTGCTTTAAACAGTGTATAGCGTAcatcaaatttttggtttatgcCTCTTCTAGCTTTCTTCTATCAAGCTATACCTGATTATGTACTTATGCTGcaagttgtaattttttatgttttgatcAGATAATATGTACTGTGTGGAAGCA contains:
- the LOC121807069 gene encoding vacuolar protein sorting-associated protein 35B-like isoform X1 — encoded protein: MMISNGIEDEEKWLAEGIAGIQHNAFYLHRALDSNNLREALKYSAQLLSELRTSRLSPHKYYELYMRAFDELRRLEIFFKEEDRHGCPVIDLYELVQHAGNILPRLYLLCTVGSVYIKSKEAPAKDILRDLVEMCRAVQHPVRGLFLRSYLAQVSRDKLPDIGSEYEGEGDTVMDAVEFVLQNFTEMNKLWVRMQHQGPHREKEKLEKERNELRDLVGKNLHVLSQIEGIDLEMYRDTVLPSVLEQIVNCKDELAQYYLMDCIIQVFPDEYHLQTLETLLSACPQLQPTVDLKTVLSQLMERLSNYASLNPELLPEFLQVEAFSKLSNAIGKVMEAQVDMPVVGAISLYVSLLTFTLRVHPDRLDYVDQVLGACVKILSGKPKLEDSKATKQVVALLSAPLDKYDDIVTALTLSNYPRVMDHLDAGTNKVMAMVIIRSIMKNKSWVSTSDKVEVLFELIKGLIKDLEGISTDELDEEDFNEEQNSVACLMHMLYNDEPEEMLKIICTVWKHVMSGGPKRLPFTVPSLVFSALKLVRRLQGQDGDVGGEEVPATPKKIFQLLNQIIETLSVVPAPELALRLYLQCAEAANDCDLEPVAYDFFTQSFVLYEEEVADSKAQVTAIHLIIGTLQRVNVFGVENRDTLTHKATGYSAKLLKKPDQCRAVYACSHLFWVDDQDGIKDGERVLLCLKRSLRIANAAQQMTNVTRGSSGPVTLFVEILNKYLYFFEKGNPQITASVIQGLIELIKTEMQSDNAVVNPVSDAFFTSTLRYIQFQKEKGGAMGEKYDSIKLGG
- the LOC121807069 gene encoding vacuolar protein sorting-associated protein 35B-like isoform X3, whose amino-acid sequence is MRAFDELRRLEIFFKEEDRHGCPVIDLYELVQHAGNILPRLYLLCTVGSVYIKSKEAPAKDILRDLVEMCRAVQHPVRGLFLRSYLAQVSRDKLPDIGSEYEGEGDTVMDAVEFVLQNFTEMNKLWVRMQHQGPHREKEKLEKERNELRDLVGKNLHVLSQIEGIDLEMYRDTVLPSVLEQIVNCKDELAQYYLMDCIIQVFPDEYHLQTLETLLSACPQLQPTVDLKTVLSQLMERLSNYASLNPELLPEFLQVEAFSKLSNAIGKVMEAQVDMPVVGAISLYVSLLTFTLRVHPDRLDYVDQVLGACVKILSGKPKLEDSKATKQVVALLSAPLDKYDDIVTALTLSNYPRVMDHLDAGTNKVMAMVIIRSIMKNKSWVSTSDKVEVLFELIKGLIKDLEGISTDELDEEDFNEEQNSVACLMHMLYNDEPEEMLKIICTVWKHVMSGGPKRLPFTVPSLVFSALKLVRRLQGQDGDVGGEEVPATPKKIFQLLNQIIETLSVVPAPELALRLYLQCAEAANDCDLEPVAYDFFTQSFVLYEEEVADSKAQVTAIHLIIGTLQRVNVFGVENRDTLTHKATGYSAKLLKKPDQCRAVYACSHLFWVDDQDGIKDGERVLLCLKRSLRIANAAQQMTNVTRGSSGPVTLFVEILNKYLYFFEKGNPQITASVIQGLIELIKTEMQSDNAVVNPVSDAFFTSTLRYIQFQKEKGGAMGEKYDSIKLGG
- the LOC121807061 gene encoding uncharacterized protein LOC121807061, translated to MSRCFPYAPPGYALSSARNDALIESIKLQKPKVQAEEQRKKEKKREKKEKKKDKKEKKDKRSQNQGNSDSVYGNFGEKFSTDGKEGKDDSVQLERSSLTEEHAEPVYLRGPSSSSDSTENSNKRKRLPSPVDVSRGHGKIIRIRLSTKKQSQSDSSTIEELKHCSTSSRIQAPPQKKNDASLGQRSAGFCSTSGSISNVKQCLVLKTGGERIHVASNHKTVLPLNPSPFETKAFSAAPKQIKNVVESKVLPAASNPIMADSPFGTKALPVANTVSTAMHKEGLLYQNLMENWVPPQMCGSGDDNRDEDWLFGSKTKLEVSEKKLVCREDSIPCSNTSSRWPCAQYIPEVDLFALPFTVPF
- the LOC121807069 gene encoding vacuolar protein sorting-associated protein 35B-like isoform X2, with amino-acid sequence MSSVKFFVPFINMRAFDELRRLEIFFKEEDRHGCPVIDLYELVQHAGNILPRLYLLCTVGSVYIKSKEAPAKDILRDLVEMCRAVQHPVRGLFLRSYLAQVSRDKLPDIGSEYEGEGDTVMDAVEFVLQNFTEMNKLWVRMQHQGPHREKEKLEKERNELRDLVGKNLHVLSQIEGIDLEMYRDTVLPSVLEQIVNCKDELAQYYLMDCIIQVFPDEYHLQTLETLLSACPQLQPTVDLKTVLSQLMERLSNYASLNPELLPEFLQVEAFSKLSNAIGKVMEAQVDMPVVGAISLYVSLLTFTLRVHPDRLDYVDQVLGACVKILSGKPKLEDSKATKQVVALLSAPLDKYDDIVTALTLSNYPRVMDHLDAGTNKVMAMVIIRSIMKNKSWVSTSDKVEVLFELIKGLIKDLEGISTDELDEEDFNEEQNSVACLMHMLYNDEPEEMLKIICTVWKHVMSGGPKRLPFTVPSLVFSALKLVRRLQGQDGDVGGEEVPATPKKIFQLLNQIIETLSVVPAPELALRLYLQCAEAANDCDLEPVAYDFFTQSFVLYEEEVADSKAQVTAIHLIIGTLQRVNVFGVENRDTLTHKATGYSAKLLKKPDQCRAVYACSHLFWVDDQDGIKDGERVLLCLKRSLRIANAAQQMTNVTRGSSGPVTLFVEILNKYLYFFEKGNPQITASVIQGLIELIKTEMQSDNAVVNPVSDAFFTSTLRYIQFQKEKGGAMGEKYDSIKLGG